The Leptodactylus fuscus isolate aLepFus1 chromosome 3, aLepFus1.hap2, whole genome shotgun sequence genome has a segment encoding these proteins:
- the E2F6 gene encoding transcription factor E2F6 — translation MASPAPSTDSMEVLQGDGALDAEAEVMANIPGDEIKMSSKKSLALPRPRFDASLFFLTRKFVDIIKSAPQGVVDLNDAAKQLGVRKRRVYDITNVLDGIRLIQKRSKNLVQWVGSDLNLAGTEISQQQRIRNDINDLTAMEEALDELILDCAHQLFRLTDDGANKKFAYVTYQDLHSIEDYHEQVVFAVKAPEETKLEVPTPNEDCIEIHIKSTKGPIDVFLCEVEQESTNEKTFQKLTKTVKMEPEPIPIDED, via the exons ATGGCGTCGCCAGCTCCCTCAACGGATAGcatggaggtgctgcagggagaCGGCGCTCTGGACGCCGAGGCTGAG GTCATGGCAAACATTCCTGGTGATGAGATCAAGATGTCTTCAAAAA AGTCTCTGGCGTTACCGCGACCTCGCTTCGATGCCTCACTCTTCTTCTTAACACGAAAGTTCGTGGACATCATTAAATCCGCTCCACAGGGCGTCGTGGACCTAAATGATGCCGCCAAACAGCTGGGGGTGAGAAAGAGGAGAGTATACGATATCACCAATGTATTAGATGGGATTCGGCTCATTCAGAAGAGATCCAAGAACCTTGTCCAGTGGGT gGGATCAGACTTGAACCTCGCAGGCACTGAGATCTCACAACAACAACGAATACGCAATGATATCAATGACTTAACAGCGATGGAGGAAGCGCTGGATGAATTAATTCTGGATTGTGCCCACCAGTTATTCCGACTCACAGACGATGGGGCTAACAAGAA ATTTGCCTATGTAACATATCAAGACCTCCACAGTATTGAAGATTACCACGAGCAGGTAGTTTTTGCTGTGAAAGCTCCAGAAGAAACCAAGCTGGAAGTGCCGACTCCAAATGAG GATTGCATTGAAATCCATATCAAGAGTACAAAAGGGCCGATCGATGTGTTCCTGTGTGAAGTAGAGCAGGAAAGCACGAATGAGAAGACTTTTCAGAAATTAACAAAGACTGTGAAGATGGAGCCAGAGCCAATTCCTATAGACGAAG ACTGA